Proteins encoded together in one Stigmatella aurantiaca window:
- a CDS encoding pectin acetylesterase-family hydrolase: MKRHVLLGFLALALSPGLARGEAILPAIIDVVVDGGNNYPWQKVELPGTKCGNGSQYKFFVHKTGSPNVLFMLEGGGACWDYDTCSGRAGVLGAANPNGIPDDYMQQITAKYVSPLVNGADPGLPGRSRTDLVTKGWNIVYLPYCTGDVHVGNNAATYTDQTGANPPLTWHHSGYTNTLAVANYTRSQFPSVQKLLVTGYSAGGAATSSAYYFIRRSVNPAKGYLLNDSGPIHLAPNITFDSRALHDQIRQSWNLNSVFAQLPASFSQGDFGTINRMVAREFPNDQLAYTGYLRDYNYSRFSYERFHTPNDKESVLSHWKKDQDRLVAELNLYPNFSYFIPYERPINASHCSTIITFVGAHACQKMEKKRYPWEYLEWPYVQSYKCYSEFVTMDTFLKRFINDNQRVRIYEPPNGYNAEDPGMSLLAPLLNGALGG, translated from the coding sequence ATGAAACGCCATGTTCTCCTGGGCTTTTTGGCCCTTGCGCTCTCCCCGGGCCTTGCCCGTGGTGAAGCGATCCTTCCCGCCATCATCGATGTCGTCGTCGATGGCGGAAACAACTACCCCTGGCAGAAGGTGGAATTGCCCGGCACGAAGTGCGGCAATGGCTCGCAGTACAAGTTCTTCGTCCACAAGACGGGCTCGCCCAACGTGCTGTTCATGCTCGAAGGTGGCGGCGCGTGCTGGGACTACGACACGTGTAGCGGCCGCGCCGGCGTGCTGGGCGCCGCCAATCCGAACGGCATCCCGGATGACTACATGCAGCAAATCACCGCGAAGTACGTCTCGCCGCTCGTGAACGGCGCGGACCCCGGCCTGCCCGGCCGTTCCCGGACGGACCTGGTCACCAAGGGCTGGAACATCGTCTACCTGCCGTACTGCACGGGTGACGTGCACGTGGGCAACAACGCCGCCACCTACACGGACCAGACCGGGGCGAACCCGCCGCTGACCTGGCACCACTCGGGCTACACCAACACCCTGGCCGTGGCCAACTACACGCGCAGCCAGTTCCCCAGCGTGCAGAAGCTGCTCGTCACCGGCTACAGCGCCGGCGGGGCGGCCACCTCGTCCGCGTATTACTTCATCCGCCGCTCCGTCAACCCGGCCAAGGGCTACCTGCTGAACGACTCGGGCCCCATCCACCTGGCGCCGAACATCACCTTCGACTCGCGGGCGCTGCACGATCAGATCCGCCAGTCGTGGAACCTCAACTCCGTGTTCGCCCAGCTGCCGGCCTCCTTCAGCCAGGGCGACTTCGGCACCATCAACCGCATGGTGGCCCGGGAGTTCCCGAATGATCAGCTCGCCTACACCGGCTACCTGCGCGACTACAACTACTCGCGCTTCTCGTACGAGCGCTTCCACACGCCCAATGACAAGGAGTCGGTGCTGAGCCACTGGAAGAAGGACCAGGACCGGCTCGTGGCCGAGCTGAACCTCTACCCCAACTTCAGCTACTTCATCCCCTACGAGCGCCCCATCAACGCCAGCCACTGCAGCACCATCATCACCTTCGTGGGCGCCCACGCCTGCCAGAAGATGGAGAAGAAGCGCTACCCGTGGGAGTACCTCGAGTGGCCGTACGTGCAGAGCTACAAGTGCTACAGCGAGTTCGTGACGATGGACACGTTCCTGAAGCGCTTCATCAACGACAATCAGCGCGTGCGCATCTACGAGCCGCCCAACGGCTACAACGCCGAGGATCCCGGCATGAGCCTGCTCGCGCCGCTGCTCAACGGCGCCCTGGGCGGGTAG